The Aerosakkonema funiforme FACHB-1375 genome has a segment encoding these proteins:
- a CDS encoding GUN4 domain-containing protein translates to MERQSERIGVIALFTLLAIGSSTQLSGLSTPPSVSQVTAANPTGNTVTMRDVFYTSNRFGFRFVSPSGYTIVPAQKLSGQPTTVQVLEIWNQADYLNSNNLPESPPIISITIYNNSQKLPLARWKGQLSRNDDRPLTIAGQRAIAYTSTGLYESDNVLFSSPDNRYVFRLLVAYINKSDRIRQVFQQVVNSFTFDILNPSQPVEQWRINYSNLQNFLNQRNWQAADVETRGIMFRLVDGKGDLLFDSKTVLAQLPCEDLRTIDRLWSTASQRRFGYSAQQRIWQQISSRTNNSKQRVERFGQAVGWRRNTPLPENNPVGMELTGIQWKLDTELNYTANAPVGHFPWVGVSSTRLSDYLSERSAGCGSCTIDAMNLASERFNNYLPALFTRLKTCRVS, encoded by the coding sequence ATGGAACGCCAGAGCGAAAGAATTGGGGTAATAGCATTATTTACGCTGTTGGCTATAGGGAGTAGTACCCAGCTTTCAGGATTATCTACTCCACCAAGCGTATCTCAAGTCACTGCTGCTAATCCAACTGGCAATACTGTCACGATGCGGGATGTATTTTATACGAGTAACCGCTTTGGTTTCCGTTTTGTTTCGCCAAGTGGTTATACAATTGTACCTGCACAAAAGTTATCCGGTCAGCCTACTACAGTACAAGTATTAGAAATTTGGAACCAAGCAGATTATCTTAACTCTAATAATTTACCTGAATCGCCACCAATTATTAGCATTACCATTTATAATAACTCCCAAAAGTTGCCTTTAGCGAGATGGAAAGGTCAACTAAGCCGGAATGACGATCGCCCTCTCACTATCGCCGGACAACGAGCGATCGCTTACACTTCCACAGGACTCTACGAATCTGATAACGTATTATTCAGCAGTCCAGATAATCGCTATGTATTCCGGTTGCTCGTAGCGTACATCAATAAAAGCGATCGCATTCGGCAAGTATTTCAACAAGTGGTTAACAGCTTCACTTTCGATATTCTAAATCCCTCGCAACCTGTTGAGCAGTGGCGCATCAATTACAGCAATTTGCAAAACTTTTTGAATCAACGTAATTGGCAGGCTGCTGATGTGGAAACTAGAGGAATTATGTTTCGATTAGTTGATGGTAAAGGCGATTTATTATTTGACAGCAAAACCGTACTCGCTCAACTTCCTTGCGAAGATTTGCGTACTATCGATCGCCTTTGGTCAACCGCTAGCCAAAGACGGTTTGGTTACAGCGCACAACAGCGAATTTGGCAACAAATTAGCTCTCGGACAAATAACTCAAAACAGCGAGTAGAAAGATTTGGTCAAGCAGTAGGATGGCGCAGAAACACTCCTCTACCAGAAAACAACCCAGTTGGTATGGAGTTAACAGGAATTCAGTGGAAATTAGATACAGAATTAAACTATACAGCCAATGCACCTGTAGGTCATTTTCCTTGGGTGGGAGTTTCTTCGACGCGCTTGAGTGACTACCTGAGTGAGCGTTCTGCTGGTTGTGGTAGTTGTACCATTGATGCTATGAATTTGGCATCAGAGCGGTTCAATAATTATTTGCCAGCATTGTTTACCAGGCTCAAAACCTGTCGCGTTTCTTAG